Proteins encoded within one genomic window of Candidatus Nezhaarchaeota archaeon:
- the fae gene encoding formaldehyde-activating enzyme encodes MGKIGVRFGEALVGDGAEVAHIDLMIGDKEGPVGIGFAFGLAHQSYGHTKLFAVLTPNLLVKPVTLIVPKVTIKSMNQAELIFGPAQYAIAKAVVNSVAEGLIPKELADELVIICGVFIHPAAKDKDKIFKNNYEATKLAIKRAMTGEPKIEELLEKKDAVTHPFYSVK; translated from the coding sequence ATGGGCAAAATAGGGGTGAGGTTTGGAGAAGCACTTGTTGGTGATGGTGCTGAAGTAGCTCACATAGACTTGATGATAGGGGACAAGGAAGGTCCTGTTGGAATTGGATTTGCATTCGGACTCGCACATCAAAGCTACGGGCACACTAAGCTCTTTGCGGTTTTAACACCAAACCTCCTCGTTAAGCCCGTGACGCTCATAGTCCCCAAGGTCACTATAAAAAGCATGAATCAAGCAGAGCTAATTTTTGGCCCGGCTCAGTATGCTATAGCGAAGGCTGTGGTGAACAGCGTCGCTGAAGGGTTAATACCTAAAGAGCTAGCCGACGAGTTGGTCATAATATGCGGTGTCTTCATACACCCAGCAGCTAAGGATAAGGACAAGATCTTCAAGAACAATTATGAAGCCACTAAGCTAGCCATAAAAAGAGCTATGACTGGAGAACCCAAGATAGAAGAACTTCTCGAAAAGAAGGATGCAGTTACCCACCCATTCTACTCTGTAAAGTAG
- a CDS encoding MBL fold metallo-hydrolase → MLRDVEILILVEDCAGFTSLLGEHGFSALVTLHYDDGVRKVLFDVGGSGRALLENVKDLKVDLCDVDVIVLSHRHYDHTGGLPKLVETLKGKPLVAHPALTRPCFYVSSSLVRLDVGLPTEAKRALNEFELLLIKGSLEVTPSVWFLGEVERFYDNSYAVKNFKTVVDGEVVEDVIPDDSGLAIKMRDKVVVLAGCSHSGILNIIRQAKKITGAGRAVIVGGLHLVNVDSGMLSSIIDGLVVEGVEEVYVGHCTGLKGESELLKKFKERMHKLHSGCRIRLGDGDGP, encoded by the coding sequence ATGTTAAGAGATGTTGAAATACTAATTCTCGTTGAGGACTGTGCTGGCTTCACGTCACTTCTGGGAGAACATGGCTTCAGCGCTTTGGTAACTCTACATTACGATGATGGCGTACGCAAGGTGCTTTTCGATGTAGGCGGATCTGGTAGAGCTCTCCTTGAAAATGTTAAGGATCTTAAAGTAGATTTGTGTGATGTGGATGTTATAGTGCTCTCCCACAGACACTATGATCACACCGGTGGTTTACCCAAACTCGTCGAGACACTTAAAGGAAAGCCGTTGGTAGCCCACCCGGCATTGACAAGACCTTGCTTCTACGTTTCCAGCAGCTTAGTTAGGTTAGACGTGGGGTTGCCTACTGAAGCTAAAAGGGCTCTTAACGAGTTCGAGCTCTTACTGATTAAGGGATCCTTAGAAGTTACACCAAGCGTGTGGTTCTTAGGTGAAGTTGAAAGATTTTACGACAATAGCTATGCCGTTAAGAACTTTAAGACTGTCGTCGATGGAGAGGTTGTAGAAGACGTGATTCCCGATGATAGTGGGCTTGCTATTAAAATGAGGGATAAAGTGGTGGTACTAGCTGGTTGCTCACATTCGGGGATATTGAATATTATCAGGCAAGCCAAGAAGATTACGGGAGCTGGCAGAGCCGTAATTGTTGGCGGGCTCCACCTCGTCAATGTAGATAGTGGCATGCTAAGCAGCATAATCGACGGGTTAGTGGTTGAGGGTGTTGAGGAAGTTTACGTGGGGCATTGTACCGGGCTCAAAGGAGAGTCAGAGCTGCTAAAGAAGTTTAAGGAGAGAATGCACAAATTGCATAGCGGCTGTAGAATAAGATTAGGTGATGGAGACGGCCCATGA
- a CDS encoding fumarate hydratase, with amino-acid sequence MRASLIEEVAFQLIKRASVVLPKDVKTSLQRAYEEETSNLGKTQLKAIIDNIAIAERLGSPVCQDTGIVSFFVKGRNLDYKVLEESLRQATIRATKEVPLRPNAVHPLTRKNSGNNTGLHIPGITLIYEDADYVDLTVALKGGGSENMSALYLIPPGEGIEGVKRVVLETIVNAGGQPCPPTVVNIGIGGTVDLTFKLAKIAMIRPLGVRHPEEEVARLERDLLELINSTGIGPMGLGGRTTALDVKIEYAHCHTASLPVGINLQCWADRRATARIYPDGSWKILD; translated from the coding sequence GTGAGAGCAAGCTTAATCGAAGAGGTAGCGTTTCAATTGATCAAAAGAGCCTCAGTAGTCCTACCCAAAGATGTCAAGACGTCTCTTCAAAGGGCTTATGAAGAGGAAACTTCGAACCTGGGGAAGACACAGCTTAAAGCAATAATAGACAACATTGCTATAGCAGAGCGATTGGGCAGTCCCGTCTGTCAGGACACAGGGATAGTCTCATTCTTTGTTAAAGGGAGGAACTTAGACTATAAAGTCCTTGAAGAATCTCTACGACAAGCCACTATAAGAGCAACCAAGGAAGTCCCGCTTAGACCCAATGCTGTTCACCCCCTAACCAGGAAGAATTCAGGGAATAATACGGGTCTTCATATACCGGGGATAACACTGATATATGAAGATGCGGACTACGTGGACCTAACAGTCGCTCTAAAGGGCGGAGGCTCAGAAAACATGTCCGCTCTCTACTTGATTCCACCAGGAGAGGGTATTGAAGGCGTAAAGCGAGTAGTACTAGAGACTATAGTGAATGCAGGAGGGCAGCCTTGCCCTCCAACCGTTGTGAACATAGGCATTGGCGGCACCGTAGACTTAACCTTTAAGCTCGCGAAGATAGCTATGATAAGGCCATTGGGTGTAAGGCACCCTGAAGAAGAGGTAGCAAGGCTTGAAAGAGACCTTCTCGAGTTAATTAATTCTACAGGCATCGGCCCCATGGGTCTCGGGGGAAGGACAACAGCATTAGACGTGAAAATAGAGTATGCACACTGCCACACGGCAAGCTTACCGGTGGGCATAAACCTTCAATGCTGGGCTGACCGAAGAGCTACAGCTCGCATTTATCCTGACGGCTCTTGGAAAATATTGGATTAG
- a CDS encoding FAD-binding protein, producing MSYETIETDVLIVGAGGAGLRAAIEASKYNVDVVLVCKELLGKAHTVMAEGGINAALGNVDPNDNWMEHFLDTVEGGDWLNDQDLVEVLVKEGPDRIYDLEEMGAVFDRTPDGKIAQRPFGKARHPRTCFVSDYTGHEIMITLCDEVRRRGIRVLEETFVSKLLTNGRAVAGAFAFDMRSGNFIVFKSKAVILATGGAGRMYEVTTNPASATGDGKILALEAGAELQDMEMFQFHPTAMVWPPSCRGILVTEGVRGEGGILLNIKGERFMTRYHKLLELAPRDVVARSIWREVQEGRGTEHGGVYLSVTHLPPERVRERLKTMYKQFLLAGVDITKQPMEVAPAAHYYMGGVRADVNGRTAVKGLFVAGEEMSGVHGANRLGGNSLLATQVFGKRAGESAALFAKENVREPVDKSQIKLELQRFDALTKPYNDRTSVAQVRSKLGKAMWEGAGIARTDDSLSKVESEIEYMKAKMLPKLKPAETKTLRYNKELVEILETFNLVRVAEILVKSAKIRRESRGAHWRLDYPKRDDVNWLKHIVWYLDGGELKYRFEPVTMTIIKQPIT from the coding sequence TTGAGCTATGAGACTATAGAGACCGACGTCTTAATAGTAGGAGCAGGAGGCGCGGGACTTCGTGCTGCTATCGAAGCTTCAAAGTACAATGTCGATGTGGTTCTAGTATGCAAAGAGCTCTTAGGAAAGGCACATACGGTAATGGCTGAAGGGGGGATAAACGCGGCCCTCGGGAACGTGGATCCAAATGATAACTGGATGGAGCACTTCTTAGACACAGTTGAGGGAGGAGATTGGTTAAACGACCAAGATCTAGTAGAAGTTTTAGTGAAAGAGGGACCTGATAGGATCTACGACCTAGAGGAAATGGGGGCGGTCTTCGATAGAACGCCAGACGGCAAAATAGCTCAAAGACCGTTTGGAAAGGCTAGGCATCCTCGAACGTGCTTCGTCTCTGACTACACCGGTCATGAGATAATGATCACCTTATGTGATGAGGTTAGAAGGCGAGGTATTCGAGTGCTTGAAGAGACCTTCGTAAGCAAGTTGCTAACTAACGGTAGAGCTGTGGCTGGGGCCTTTGCCTTTGACATGAGATCAGGCAACTTCATAGTTTTCAAGAGCAAAGCCGTCATCTTAGCTACGGGTGGAGCCGGGCGTATGTACGAAGTAACCACTAACCCCGCATCAGCTACAGGTGATGGGAAGATTCTTGCGTTAGAAGCTGGCGCCGAGCTTCAGGATATGGAGATGTTCCAGTTCCACCCCACCGCTATGGTGTGGCCGCCCTCCTGTAGGGGGATTCTCGTCACGGAGGGTGTTAGAGGTGAAGGCGGGATACTGCTAAACATCAAAGGCGAGCGCTTCATGACTCGATACCATAAACTACTTGAGCTAGCTCCTCGCGACGTCGTAGCTCGCTCCATATGGAGGGAGGTTCAAGAGGGGCGAGGTACTGAGCACGGCGGCGTGTACCTCTCAGTAACCCATCTACCTCCTGAGAGGGTGCGTGAAAGGCTTAAGACCATGTACAAGCAATTCTTGTTGGCAGGAGTCGACATAACCAAGCAGCCAATGGAGGTAGCTCCAGCAGCGCATTACTATATGGGTGGCGTTAGAGCCGACGTCAATGGAAGAACTGCGGTTAAAGGTCTCTTCGTAGCTGGAGAGGAGATGAGTGGAGTTCACGGAGCCAATAGGCTTGGGGGAAATTCCCTGTTAGCTACACAGGTCTTTGGGAAGCGTGCCGGTGAGAGTGCAGCCCTCTTTGCTAAGGAGAATGTTAGAGAACCAGTCGACAAGTCCCAGATAAAGCTCGAGCTTCAAAGATTTGACGCCCTCACTAAGCCGTATAATGATAGGACGTCGGTAGCGCAAGTTCGTAGCAAGCTTGGCAAGGCCATGTGGGAAGGTGCTGGAATAGCGCGAACCGATGACAGTCTCTCCAAAGTTGAGAGTGAGATTGAGTACATGAAGGCTAAGATGCTTCCAAAGCTTAAGCCAGCTGAAACAAAGACTTTACGTTATAATAAAGAGCTGGTTGAGATCCTCGAAACCTTCAACTTAGTCAGAGTTGCAGAGATACTTGTAAAGTCGGCCAAAATAAGAAGGGAGAGCCGAGGGGCACATTGGAGACTGGACTACCCGAAGAGAGACGACGTTAACTGGCTTAAGCACATAGTTTGGTACCTAGATGGCGGGGAGCTCAAGTATAGATTTGAGCCGGTAACTATGACTATAATAAAGCAACCAATAACGTGA
- a CDS encoding 2Fe-2S iron-sulfur cluster-binding protein encodes MERKVKLKVFRYNPLEDDEPHYEVYEVPYVEGARVLDLLNYVKEHLDSTLTYRWECRAGQCGSCGMMINGKAALACQTLVSPEVEEIVIEPLPIFPVIKDLVVDVERCVRKILKVRPYIHRGSPPKRPEVIYQWEIEDVKPLRECIECWCCVSMCPVVKVAWDVYGGPVVMNSIAKAALDRRNVFDHVLLAFLEGLNACTQCGMCKEVCPKEIDIPEKAVGRMRYIAYNKRNLLRPDHRFVVESLRRNYNPLGELAESRGACLGEWNGLPSLNVPIAKEDAEILYFAGCMASWREQTVARSTAMLLKLARANFTALGPYERDCGSVLFRLNDMELAQSFALYLKDMLKKFKGLQVIVTSCAGCYRTFKVDYPTKLGIELGVEILHSSELFNRYLKEGSLSIREELNFKATYHDPCHLGRHVGVFDPPREIIKAIGIDLREMLNGRYRERSLCCGAGGGVRSGFREVAREVAAYRIRVDVPKDVSMTIHTCPFCYFNFEDAAKTKAFKLANVDLTELLLVSVMGPEASNVIGKERYGTIIGLLTTQRSE; translated from the coding sequence ATGGAGAGGAAGGTAAAACTTAAGGTCTTCCGATACAACCCTCTAGAGGATGACGAGCCTCATTACGAAGTCTACGAAGTGCCGTACGTTGAGGGCGCAAGGGTCTTAGACCTTTTAAACTACGTTAAAGAGCACTTAGATAGCACGCTGACCTATCGATGGGAGTGTAGAGCAGGTCAATGTGGAAGCTGTGGCATGATGATTAACGGAAAGGCTGCATTAGCTTGCCAGACGCTGGTGTCTCCTGAGGTTGAGGAGATAGTCATCGAGCCGCTCCCAATATTTCCAGTCATCAAAGACTTGGTCGTTGATGTTGAAAGGTGTGTTAGGAAGATACTTAAAGTGAGGCCCTATATTCACAGAGGCTCTCCGCCCAAGAGACCCGAAGTAATATATCAGTGGGAGATCGAGGATGTTAAGCCCTTAAGAGAGTGCATTGAATGCTGGTGTTGCGTATCTATGTGCCCGGTTGTAAAGGTCGCCTGGGATGTATATGGTGGTCCAGTGGTTATGAATAGCATAGCTAAGGCCGCTTTAGACAGAAGAAACGTCTTCGACCACGTACTCTTAGCTTTCTTAGAAGGTCTTAATGCTTGTACTCAATGTGGTATGTGCAAAGAGGTATGCCCTAAGGAGATTGACATACCAGAAAAGGCTGTAGGTCGAATGCGCTACATAGCCTACAACAAACGCAACCTCTTAAGGCCAGATCATCGATTCGTCGTTGAGAGTTTAAGGAGGAACTACAATCCTCTAGGAGAGCTTGCAGAGAGTAGAGGTGCCTGTCTTGGTGAATGGAACGGACTTCCATCCTTGAACGTGCCTATAGCTAAGGAAGATGCTGAAATACTGTACTTCGCTGGCTGTATGGCCAGCTGGAGAGAGCAAACAGTTGCCAGATCAACAGCTATGCTGCTTAAACTTGCAAGAGCGAACTTTACAGCACTGGGTCCCTATGAGCGTGATTGTGGCTCTGTACTCTTTAGACTAAACGATATGGAGCTTGCTCAATCCTTCGCACTCTACTTGAAGGACATGCTCAAGAAGTTCAAGGGGCTCCAAGTAATAGTGACATCTTGTGCTGGCTGCTATAGGACCTTTAAGGTTGATTATCCGACAAAGCTTGGAATAGAACTTGGAGTTGAGATCCTACATTCTTCAGAGCTTTTCAACAGGTACTTAAAAGAAGGATCTTTAAGCATTAGGGAGGAGCTGAACTTCAAAGCTACGTACCACGATCCCTGCCACCTTGGGAGACATGTGGGAGTCTTCGACCCACCTCGAGAGATCATTAAAGCCATAGGTATAGATTTACGAGAAATGCTCAATGGAAGGTATCGTGAAAGGTCGCTATGCTGTGGCGCTGGAGGTGGCGTTAGGTCAGGCTTCCGCGAGGTTGCTAGAGAAGTTGCGGCATATAGAATTCGTGTGGACGTACCTAAGGACGTATCCATGACAATCCACACATGCCCCTTCTGCTACTTCAACTTTGAAGATGCCGCTAAGACCAAGGCCTTTAAGCTAGCGAACGTAGACCTAACAGAGCTCCTACTTGTGTCCGTTATGGGACCCGAGGCATCTAATGTGATCGGGAAAGAGAGGTATGGAACCATCATAGGTCTTTTAACGACCCAAAGGAGCGAATGA
- a CDS encoding winged helix-turn-helix domain-containing protein: MSRARKRSRLQIIIEILEMLSQHGELHATELSLMVKLSYDRLKSILEDLSEKGLLVLERSKNEHKSLMIKLTSDGDRLLEELRRLKRLLEDYGLV, encoded by the coding sequence GTGAGTAGAGCTAGAAAGAGAAGCAGGTTGCAAATAATCATCGAGATCCTTGAGATGTTAAGCCAGCATGGCGAGTTACACGCTACAGAGCTCTCACTCATGGTTAAGCTCTCTTACGATAGGTTGAAGAGCATCTTAGAGGATCTTAGTGAGAAAGGTTTATTGGTCCTTGAACGTTCGAAGAATGAGCATAAATCATTGATGATCAAGCTTACCTCTGATGGGGATCGCCTACTTGAAGAGTTAAGGAGACTTAAGAGGTTGCTGGAAGACTATGGTCTAGTTTAA
- a CDS encoding MBL fold metallo-hydrolase, producing the protein MTILIILGSGASEGIPALNCKCESCQEARRMPIAKRMPTSILVLSKVNFLIDVGFDVMDRISDLDLEFILLTHWHPDHYSGLFRLRWSSRPVSLYAPKEGLIDEFKREPKNLRLKFVSPYETFEHEGIKITPIPLVHKIETLGYLIDDGSARIAILFDGKGPLSRDSDLVKGFEANLALVDATNRPNSYDSNHNNVDEAVDIGHRIRAKLTVLTHIAHHNMSFTELTNYVRKLEGVMLAYDNMALHL; encoded by the coding sequence TTGACTATACTGATAATATTAGGATCAGGAGCTTCAGAGGGTATTCCAGCTTTGAACTGTAAATGCGAGAGTTGTCAGGAAGCCAGAAGGATGCCAATTGCCAAGAGGATGCCGACCTCGATACTTGTCCTAAGCAAAGTCAATTTCTTGATAGACGTTGGCTTCGACGTCATGGATAGGATAAGCGACTTAGATCTAGAGTTCATACTCTTAACCCATTGGCATCCTGATCACTACTCTGGCTTGTTTAGGCTTAGATGGTCCTCGAGACCAGTAAGTCTCTATGCCCCCAAAGAAGGATTAATCGATGAGTTTAAAAGAGAGCCTAAAAACTTAAGGTTGAAATTTGTTAGTCCCTACGAGACTTTTGAACACGAAGGTATCAAGATTACCCCTATACCCCTAGTTCACAAGATAGAGACGTTGGGATACTTAATAGATGACGGAAGTGCCAGGATAGCTATACTCTTCGATGGGAAGGGACCTTTAAGTCGAGATTCCGATCTAGTCAAAGGTTTCGAGGCAAACTTAGCTCTAGTAGATGCTACTAACCGCCCTAACTCTTACGACTCGAACCACAATAACGTTGATGAAGCAGTTGATATAGGTCATAGAATAAGGGCTAAGCTTACAGTCCTAACTCACATAGCTCACCATAACATGTCCTTCACAGAGTTGACGAACTACGTAAGGAAGCTTGAGGGGGTCATGTTAGCCTACGATAACATGGCTTTGCACTTATAA
- a CDS encoding FumA C-terminus/TtdB family hydratase beta subunit, which translates to MVEYKLTAPLKEEDVRKLNIEDVVYVSGVIYTARDMAHRRLIELAEKGQKPPVQMDGAVIYHAGPVVRKLDEEWEIVSAGPTTSSRMNKATPVLLKYYPVRMIIGKGGMSREVAEALKERGAVYCHYTGGAAVLAAKCVKRVVKVEWLDLGVPEALWVLEVEDFGPLIVTMDSQGNSLYEKLEIEVKERIKSMLRR; encoded by the coding sequence ATGGTCGAGTATAAGTTAACGGCTCCACTAAAGGAAGAGGACGTTAGAAAGCTGAATATCGAAGATGTGGTCTACGTCTCCGGGGTTATCTACACAGCAAGGGATATGGCCCATAGAAGGCTCATAGAGCTAGCTGAGAAGGGTCAAAAACCTCCAGTACAAATGGACGGCGCTGTAATATACCATGCGGGTCCGGTGGTCCGTAAGCTTGATGAAGAATGGGAAATAGTGTCCGCAGGTCCCACTACGAGTAGCAGAATGAATAAGGCTACTCCAGTTCTCTTGAAGTATTATCCTGTAAGGATGATAATAGGAAAGGGTGGGATGAGTCGAGAGGTTGCAGAAGCCTTGAAGGAACGTGGAGCTGTGTATTGCCACTACACTGGCGGAGCTGCAGTTCTAGCTGCCAAGTGCGTCAAGCGCGTTGTAAAAGTTGAATGGCTCGATCTAGGCGTCCCTGAAGCTCTATGGGTTCTTGAGGTCGAGGACTTCGGCCCCCTAATAGTAACGATGGACTCTCAAGGAAACAGCTTATACGAGAAGTTAGAAATTGAAGTGAAGGAAAGGATTAAAAGCATGTTAAGGAGGTAG
- a CDS encoding NADP-dependent malic enzyme, producing MKSVTVEELLAKAQRPAKLAPAYHKFYGGKLQVMPKCPIRSLRDFDIWYTPGVAEPCKIIKGDPDASFEYTNRWNYVAVVSDGSRVLGLGNIGPEAGLPVMEGKAILFKYLGGVDAFPLVIRVRDPDEFLRFLEMIEPSFGGINLEDIEKPKCFYILEESRKRLQIPVWHDDQQGTATVVLAGLINALKIVGKKLHEVKIALIGAGAANIKIADVLELAGAKPGNIIMVDSKGILSPDRKDILEKENDPWKWKWALKSNAEGKRGGIPEALEGADVCIAMSRPGPGVIKKEWITKMASDAIVFPCANPIPEIWPWEAKEAGARIVGTGRSDFPNQINNSLGFPGIFRGVLDVKAKTITDEMCVAAAKAIAEFAEEKGIHEDYIIPTMEEWEVYPREAVACALEAMRQGVARVKLSREELWERAVTIIKQARESVELLMRTGIIKPPPPEEEILTTYKP from the coding sequence ATGAAATCTGTAACTGTTGAGGAACTATTAGCGAAAGCTCAGCGACCTGCCAAGTTAGCCCCGGCCTACCATAAGTTCTACGGCGGAAAGCTTCAAGTTATGCCTAAGTGCCCCATAAGGTCTCTAAGGGACTTCGACATTTGGTATACGCCAGGGGTAGCAGAGCCCTGCAAGATAATTAAAGGAGACCCTGACGCAAGCTTTGAGTACACTAACAGGTGGAACTATGTTGCCGTAGTGAGTGATGGGAGCAGGGTCCTAGGGCTTGGAAACATAGGTCCTGAAGCAGGTCTACCGGTCATGGAGGGCAAGGCTATTCTCTTCAAGTACCTGGGCGGAGTCGATGCATTTCCTCTCGTAATTAGAGTTCGAGACCCTGACGAGTTCCTTAGATTCCTAGAGATGATAGAGCCTAGCTTTGGAGGGATAAACTTAGAGGACATAGAGAAGCCCAAGTGCTTCTACATCTTAGAAGAATCTAGGAAGAGATTGCAAATACCCGTCTGGCATGACGATCAACAAGGAACAGCCACTGTCGTACTAGCTGGGCTAATAAATGCGCTTAAGATAGTTGGTAAGAAGCTGCATGAGGTCAAGATAGCTCTAATAGGTGCAGGAGCTGCCAACATAAAGATAGCTGACGTGCTCGAACTTGCAGGTGCTAAACCCGGCAACATAATCATGGTTGATAGTAAAGGTATACTCTCACCAGATAGGAAGGACATCTTGGAGAAGGAGAATGATCCTTGGAAGTGGAAGTGGGCCTTGAAGAGCAACGCCGAAGGAAAGAGAGGAGGCATTCCTGAAGCACTTGAGGGAGCTGACGTTTGTATAGCAATGTCTAGGCCGGGACCTGGAGTCATAAAGAAAGAGTGGATTACGAAGATGGCTAGCGACGCCATAGTATTCCCATGCGCCAACCCTATACCGGAGATATGGCCTTGGGAGGCTAAGGAAGCTGGAGCCAGAATAGTTGGTACTGGCAGATCAGACTTTCCCAATCAAATAAACAACAGCTTAGGCTTTCCAGGCATATTTAGAGGAGTCCTCGACGTCAAGGCTAAGACGATAACTGATGAGATGTGCGTAGCAGCAGCTAAGGCAATAGCGGAGTTCGCAGAGGAGAAGGGTATTCATGAGGACTACATAATACCAACGATGGAGGAGTGGGAAGTATATCCAAGAGAGGCAGTTGCTTGCGCGCTAGAAGCTATGAGACAAGGAGTTGCTAGGGTGAAGTTGAGTAGAGAGGAGTTGTGGGAGAGGGCTGTAACAATTATTAAGCAAGCTAGGGAGTCCGTGGAGTTACTAATGAGAACTGGCATAATTAAACCTCCACCTCCAGAAGAGGAGATCCTGACAACTTACAAGCCCTAG
- a CDS encoding isoaspartyl peptidase/L-asparaginase: MATAKSIILHGGAGSWKTDEVEEALKALRFAGELGLKVLEGHGSALDAVVEAVSFMEGSGFFNAGRGSCKDLSGNVSLDAGVMWMGRAGAVAYVKATWNAVRLARIVMEHTPHVLLVGDGADELARSRGLPPLDPATRGLSNDTVGAIALDAEGRLASAVSTGGIKGKMPGRVGDSPIPGAGFWASRLVASCATGYGEAIIMAQPCRMISILYEERGLSLREALVKAGEAVRGPCGLIALTVEGEAAAFTTAETMPVAIARSGGIKSFLVKRDEVKLL, from the coding sequence ATGGCTACTGCAAAATCCATAATTTTGCATGGTGGAGCTGGTAGTTGGAAGACTGATGAGGTTGAAGAAGCATTAAAGGCTCTAAGGTTTGCTGGCGAGCTGGGGCTTAAGGTTTTGGAGGGTCATGGCTCAGCTCTCGATGCCGTTGTTGAGGCAGTGTCATTCATGGAGGGCAGCGGTTTCTTCAATGCCGGTAGAGGATCTTGCAAAGATTTGTCAGGTAATGTTAGCCTTGATGCTGGGGTTATGTGGATGGGTAGGGCTGGAGCAGTTGCTTACGTCAAAGCTACGTGGAACGCTGTTAGACTAGCTAGAATAGTCATGGAACATACCCCTCACGTACTTTTAGTGGGTGATGGAGCTGATGAATTAGCTAGAAGCAGAGGGCTTCCACCGCTTGACCCAGCTACCAGAGGGCTTAGCAATGATACTGTAGGTGCAATAGCCCTAGATGCGGAAGGGAGGTTGGCTTCAGCTGTCAGCACCGGTGGCATTAAAGGCAAGATGCCTGGGAGAGTTGGCGACAGCCCCATACCTGGGGCCGGCTTCTGGGCTTCAAGGCTTGTTGCGTCTTGTGCTACTGGTTATGGAGAGGCCATAATCATGGCCCAACCTTGTAGGATGATCTCCATACTCTACGAAGAAAGAGGCCTATCCTTAAGAGAGGCTTTAGTTAAAGCAGGTGAAGCAGTCAGGGGACCTTGTGGGTTAATAGCTCTAACAGTCGAAGGCGAGGCCGCAGCTTTTACAACAGCAGAAACCATGCCAGTAGCGATAGCACGAAGTGGTGGAATCAAAAGCTTCTTAGTAAAGAGAGACGAGGTAAAGCTTCTTTAG